A section of the Macaca thibetana thibetana isolate TM-01 chromosome 10, ASM2454274v1, whole genome shotgun sequence genome encodes:
- the THBD gene encoding thrombomodulin, protein MDRSGCRHPRPALLCSGTAQSQCQRFPRRLHAVRLGNMLGVLLLGVLTLAGPGFPAPVEPQPGGSQCVEHDCFALYPGPATFLDASQICNRLRGHLMTVRSSVAADVISLLLSGDRGVSRRLWIGLQLPPGCGDPKPLGPLRGFEWVTRDNNTSYSRWARLDLNGAPPCGPLCVAVSAAGATAPGEPVWEEQQCDVKADGFLCEFYFPATCRPLAVKPGAATAAVSITYRTPFAARGADFQALPVGSSAAVAPLGLELMCAAPPKAVQGHWAREAPGAWDCSVENGGCEHACNTIAGAPRCLCPAGAALQADGRSCTHSCNNLCEHFCVPNPDKPDSYSCMCETGYRLAADQHRCEDVDDCLLVPSPCPQRCVNKQGGFECHCKPGYDLVDGECVEPVDPCFKANCEYQCQPLNQTSYLCVCAEGFAPIPHEPHRCQMFCNQTACPADCDPNTRGNCECPDGYILDDGFMCSDIDECENGGYCSGVCLNLPGTFECICGPDSARVRLIGKDCDSAEVDGGDDGSGEPPRGPTPGCTSSPPAVGRVHSGVLIGISIASLCLVVALLALLCHLRKKQGAARAKMEYKCAAPSKEVVLQSVRTERKPQRL, encoded by the coding sequence ATGGACAGGAGCGGCTGTCGTCATCCGCGTCCTGCGCTCCTCTGCTCCGGCACGGCCCAGTCTCAGTGCCAGCGCTTTCCTCGGCGCCTGCACGCTGTGCGCCTGGGTAACATGCTCGGGGTCCTGCTCCTTGGCGTGCTGACCCTGGCCGGCCCGGGGTTCCCCGCACCCGTAGAACCGCAGCCCGGTGGCAGCCAGTGCGTGGAGCACGACTGCTTCGCGCTCTACCCGGGCCCCGCGACTTTCCTCGATGCCAGTCAGATCTGCAATAGACTGCGGGGCCACCTAATGACAGTGCGCTCCTCAGTGGCTGCCGATGTCATTTCCTTGCTACTGAGCGGCGACCGCGGCGTTAGCCGGCGCCTCTGGATCGGCCTTCAGCTGCCACCCGGCTGCGGCGACCCCAAGCCCCTCGGGCCCCTGCGCGGTTTCGAGTGGGTTACGCGAGACAACAACACCAGCTACAGCAGGTGGGCGCGGCTCGACCTCAATGGGGCTCCCCCCTGCGGCCCGTTGTGCGTCGCTGTCTCCGCTGCTggggccactgcgcccggcgagCCGGTCTGGGAGGAGCAGCAGTGCGATGTGAAGGCCGATGGCTTCCTCTGCGAGTTCTACTTCCCAGCTACCTGCAGGCCCCTGGCTGTGAAGCCCGGCGCCGCGACTGCTGCCGTCTCCATCACCTACCGCACCCCGTTTGCGGCCCGCGGAGCGGACTTCCAGGCGCTGCCGGTGGGCAGCTCCGCCGCGGTGGCGCCCCTCGGCTTAGAGCTGATGTGCGCCGCACCGCCCAAAGCGGTCCAGGGGCACTGGGCTAGGGAGGCGCCGGGCGCTTGGGACTGCAGCGTGGAGAACGGCGGCTGCGAGCACGCGTGCAATACGATCGCAGGGGCTCCCCGCTGCCTGTGCCCAGCCGGCGCCGCCCTGCAGGCAGACGGCCGCTCCTGCACGCACTCCTGCAACAACCTCTGTGAGCACTTCTGCGTTCCCAACCCGGACAAGCCGGACTCCTACTCGTGCATGTGCGAGACGGGCTACCGGCTGGCGGCCGACCAACACCGGTGCGAGGACGTGGATGACTGCTTGCTGGTGCCCAGTCCGTGCCCACAGCGCTGTGTCAACAAACAGGGTGGCTTCGAGTGCCACTGCAAACCTGGCTACGACCTGGTGGACGGCGAGTGTGTGGAGCCCGTGGACCCGTGCTTCAAAGCCAACTGCGAGTACCAGTGCCAGCCCTTGAACCAAACAAGCTACCTCTGCGTCTGCGCGGAGGGCTTCGCGCCCATTCCCCACGAGCCGCACAGGTGTCAGATGTTTTGCAACCAGACTGCCTGTCCAGCCGACTGCGACCCCAACACCCGGGGTAACTGTGAGTGCCCTGACGGCTACATCCTGGACGACGGTTTCATGTGCTCGGACATCGACGAGTGTGAAAACGGCGGCTACTGCTCTGGGGTGTGCCTCAATCTCCCCGGTACCTTCGAGTGCATCTGCGGGCCCGACTCGGCCCGTGTCCGCCTGATTGGCAAAGACTGTGACTCCGCCGAGGTGGATGGTGGTGACGACGGCTCTGGGGAGCCCCCCCGAGGCCCGACGCCCGGCTGCACCTCGAGTCCCCCGGCCGTGGGGCGCGTGCATTCGGGCGTGCTCATAGGCATTTCCATCGCGAGCCTGTGCCTGGTGGTGGCGCTTTTGGCGCTCCTCTGCCACCTGCGCAAGAAGCAGGGCGCCGCCAGGGCCAAGATGGAGTACAAGTGCGCGGCCCCTTCCAAGGAGGTAGTGCTGCAGTCCGTGCGGACCGAGCGGAAGCCGCAGAGACTCTGA